In Streptomyces liangshanensis, the DNA window GTACTCGTAGCGAGGCATGCGCCCAGGCTAGCGGGCGCACCTCCCGCGGGCGCGCGGTCCGCTCATCCCACGCCCGCCCGGTGGCGGCCGCCCCTGGCCCTGCGGCGCTGTTCCCGCTCGGCCTGTTCCGGGTGGCGGGCCCGCCAGTACGGGTTGTCGTGCGGGAGGCCGCCGCTGACTCTCCCGTACATCCCGAAGAACATCAGCAACACACCCACCACAAAGCTGAAGAGCACGTTCTGCATCCGGAACGCCAGGAAGTTGTGGCCGCTGTCGAGCAGGGCCAGGTTGACGAAGCCGCTCCCGATGAAGACCACCCCGAAGAACGCGTTCAGCGTCGAGGCGACGTTCCCGCCGATGACCATGCCGGCGAAGAGGATCACGCCCACGCAGATCGAGATGACGCTGAGGGTGCCGTTGGTGTTCAGGCCGGCGACCGTGTCACCGCCCGTCGAGAAGAAGCCGATCTGGTCGACCAGCCCGAGGATCCCGAAGACGAGCAGCACCAGGCCGATCAGTCCGGCGCCGACGCGGTAGACCTGGTTGAGCTTGTGGTCCACGGGGAGCGCCTCGTCGATCAGCACCCGCCGCCGAGGCCTGGCCCGGAGCGGCCCGGGGGAGCCGGTCCGCCGTGACCGGAGCGAAGACAGAGCCATACGTGACCTCCACACCCCCCACCCCCACCATCCGCCCCCCTCACAGGCCCCACAAGTCGGGCGCCCCGCCCCATGCCCCAGCCGCCCCCTACCCGACCGCCGGGCCCCGGGGGGATACCGGCCTCACACGTCCAGGCTCAGCTTTACGCGGCGGTGCTCAGGCCCCCGAGGTCGGGCCGGCGCCCCAGAGCGCCTAGGCCCGCGCGGCCGGGCACGGCCCTGCGTCTCCGGGCTCACGTCCGCGCGGCCGGGCACAGGCTCCTGCTCCGGCCAGGCCCCCGCAGTGCCTGGGCTCACTGCGCCACCGCAGCCGGGCTCAGCCTTACGCGGCGGTGCTCAGGCCCGCGCAGTCTGGCTCAGGCACGCGGAGCGCCCAAGCCCAGCGGTCACGCCGCGGAGCGGCTAAGCCCAGCGGTCACGCAGGCCCTCGCAGGGCCGGGCCACCGGCCCCCGCGCATCGGGCACAGCCCCGCGGGCTGGAGGAGCCGTTCGTGCCCTCCCTCGGAGGCCGGCCCGATGCGGGACCGGTGGCTCGCACTGGACGATCGGCAGCCGCCGCCCGGCTCAGGCACCCGACCCCGCCAGCCCCCCGCAGCGCGCAAATCCCGGTCCCGGCGCCCCGCGCCTAGGCCCCCGCCCCCCGCTCCTCGCGGATGTCCGACACCACGTGTGCCACCGACTGGCGTACCGCCTCGGTTTCCGTCAGGAAGTGCCAGTAGTCCGGATGCCGGCCCTCCAGCCCCGCCACCGCCCGGTCGAGCCGGGCCACGGAGTCGTCCAGCGGACGGGCGTGCCGTGGCTCCGGCACGCTGCGGCCCGCCATGGCCAGCCGCTGCGCGTCGCGGATCGCGAAGCGGGTGCGGTCGATCTCGTGCTGCGGGTCCTTCGCCACGGCGTTCAGCCGCTGCAAGCGGTCCCCGGCCGCGGACACCGCCTCGTCCGTGCTGTTCAGCAGCGCCCGGACCGTGCCGAGCAGGGCCGTCGCGTCCGGCCACCGCTGCTCCGCGCGCGCCTGGCCCGCCTCCTTGAGCTTCTCCTCCGCCTGGCGGACGGTCGTCGCCGCGTGCTCGGGCACGTGCTGGAGGTCCTGCCAGCACTCCGCGGTGAACCGGCGGCGCAGCTCGCTCAGGATCGGCTCCACCGAGCCCGCGCGGGTCGTCAGCGCCTGCGCGCGGGTGCGCAGCGACACGAGCCGGCGGTCTATCTCCCTGGCCCGCTCGGGAAGTCGGTCGGCCTCGGTCCGTACCGCCTCGGCGTCCCGCAGCACCTGGTCCGCGCGCTGGAGCGTCTCCGTCACGCCGTGCTGCCCGGCGCCCTGGTTCAGCTTCGTCAGCTCGGGGCCGAGCTGGGCGAGCCGCGCGGCGAGGTCGTCGGCGCGCAGGCCGGAGGCCCGTACGGCGTCGAGCGCGTTGCTGGCCGCCAGCAGACCCTGCCGGGCCCGCTCCACGGCGGGCGCGAGCCGGGCGAGCTGGGTCTCGGCCTTGTCCAGCAACGGCCCGAGCCCCTGCTCGAACCGGTCCAGCTCACCCTTGACCCGGTCCAGCTCGTCCTTGGCCTTCGTCAGGTCCGTACGCGCCTTGGCGACGCTCGACGGATCCAGGCCGTCCCGGTCCAGGTCATGGGCGTCAACCGCGCTGATGTAACCGCTGCTGACCTCGTCGATCCGCCGCCCGAGGGCCGTGAAGTCGCTCACGGCCCGCTGAGCGCTCGGCGAGCTGTCCACCGCGGTGATCGTCTCGATCGAGATCCGCAGGTCGCGCTGAGCCGTGTCCAGCTCGTAGAAAGCGGCGGCGGCGGCGTCCTTCGCGGCCTGCGCGTCGGCCCGCGCGCTCTCGCCGCGGCCCCCGAACCAGCGCCGCGTCCCCCCGCCGGCGAACGCCCCCGGCAGGATCGCGATCGCCAGGGGCACCGGCAGCAGCAGGACCGTGAGGACATCACGGACGGCACTCGCCTTCGCTCCAACGTGCGGCTGCGCGTGTGTCGCCGTCACATCCCTCTCCCGTGCCGAGTCCGCCCTGCCCTGGACCATTCTCCCACCAGGTAAGGACGAACACACGGGTCCGTTAGTTCGCGCTTCGGACCGTGACTTGTCCGTTGTCGCTGCGCGCCCTCACCACGTGCGCGCTGTTCCGGTCCGTCGGTACGTCGACGTCGGCCTTCCCGTTGTCGCTGTCGGCCGTCACCGCGTACGAGGCCTTCGACCTGGGCAGATCGATGACGATCTTGCCGTTGTCGCTGGAGGTGTCCACCGAGTCGGGTACGGCGGTGAGCGCGAGGCGGATCGACCCGTTGTCCGCCCTGGCGGTGACCTTCCTGGCGGCGACCCCCTCGGCGACGATCTTGCCGTTGTCGCTGCTGAGGTCGAGCGCGCCGCTGGAGTCCCTGACGGTCACGGACCCGTTCCGCGAGTCGAGCCGCAGCGCGGTGTCGAACCCGCTCGCGACGACCTTCCCGTTGTCCGCGCCGAGGCTCACCGCCACGCCGCGCGGCACCTTCACCTCGTGCTGCCCCTCGCAGTTGCTCGCGACCGCGTCGCACTTCACCCGGAGCGTGAGCGTGCCGCCGGACATCCGCCACTCGGCGTCCGGGCCGGTCCCCATGAACACCCAGCCGTCGACCCGCCGGGTCACGTCCACGGTCTTCACGTCGGCGGGGACGAGCGTGACCGACGAGTTCCCCGCGTCGATGGTCAGCTTCTTCCCGGAGAACGCGAAGGACCGGTGCTCGGCGGGCGCGTCCGACGCGTCGGAGCCACCACCGCACCCGGTGAGAGCGAGCGCGAGCAACGCCCCGCCCCCGAGCGCGGCCAGCGCGCGCACGCGGCCGCGGCCGCGCCTGTCCGTGCGGTCGTGGAAGTCGTCGTGGAAGTCACGGAATGCGTCCAAGGTGATCGTCCCCCAGTTGGTCGTACGGAGTCCCCGCCCCTGCCCTCCCACCGTACGAACGCCACCCCACCCAGGCCGATCCGGCAACCCACCGTCCCCGGGGTAGGGCTACCCCCCGCCTCCCCACCCCTCGCCCGACTGGTTTGCGGCCGGGCCCCCTTGTCCATGTACGCTGTTGCCTCATCCACGGGTGCGTAGCTCAGGGGTAGAGCGCTGCTCTTACAAAGCAGATGTCGGCGGTTCGAAACCGTCCGCGCCCACCACCACAGAGGCCCCCAGCCGATCACGGCTGGGGGCCTCCGCGCGGCCGGCGTGGCGACTTCGTCAATAGATGAGGTCCGTCCCGGCCTTGAGAGGGAGCGCGGGGCAGTCTTCGCTACTCCTCTGCATGGCCCTGCAGTCCAGGACGCGCTGTGTCACCGCGAAGAACTGATCGGGATACGCGGGGATTCCGCGGATCCGGAACTTTTCCTTCGCGTTCCGAATCCTCTGCTTCCGCACTCCTTCCGCGTCTCGGTACTCCGCCTCGAAGGACATCTCACAGTCCTTGATTCCGGAGGAGACCTCGACGTAAAGGCCGCCGGGAGTCGCGCCGTTGCCCAGATCGATCTTCTTGTGCGAGAAGTAGGGTTTCCCTATGTTCTCGTCCGGTGCCAGCGAAACGGGAACCTCTGGATCCGAGAGATCGAAGTGTATCCCGTCGTAAGCTCCGCCTCCCTCCGGATGAATCAGTACCACGGTCTTCGCCGCCGCGGGCTCGCATTCGATCTCCCTGCCTCGCAGCGCGGTAATGGCCAAGCCGGAGGCTCTGTCGCTGAAGAAGTCCATGAGCCAGGCCGAGGTGTAGCCGTCCGACTCCGGAATGCTCGGCAATTGCAGGCCCTGGCCTCCGTGCGAGGTGAGGAGGCTTTCCAGGTACGGGATCACGTCACCCCCGTCCTTCCGCATGAACACGGCCTTCTCCGCAGGATTCAATGGCTTGTCCAGAACGTATGCGAAGTAGATCGCGTCCGCGTCCTCGCGGACAGATGTCGCAAAAGCCGGCCCTTCCCTGTCGAGTTCCTCCTCGACTTCCTTGGTGCGGCGCGTCACCTGCTCGGTCGCGATGTAGTCCAGCATGGAGGGGAATGCCCAGGCCAGAAGCGCTATGACCGCGACAGCGGGCAGAGCCCATTTGATCTTGCGCCTTCGCTGCTCCGGCGGTGTTTCCGACATGCCTGGAATCGCCAGGTCGGCGATCATGTCTCGCACTCGCGGTGTTGTCGTGGCCGGCGCGGGTGCCGGCTGTGGCGCCGGCGGGGCAGGCGCTGGTTCCGGTGAGTCGGTGGCGGCGGCCGCATTGCCGTCGTCCGACGGCTGAGCGGCGGTGGCGTCCGAACTGTGCATGTGCCCTCGGGAGTGGGAGCGGTCGAAAGGTCGGTCGTACATCATGCGCATGGGGTGGTTGGACGACTCAACACTTTCCGCCGAACCGAGCTCAGGACTCCGGCGGGGCCGACCGCGGCCGTCGCGGCGAGACCCGACGTGGTGGGAGGCGGGGGGTGAGGTAGGGCGCACACTGGGGGGATGAGTAACTATCAGGGGCCCGCGACCCTTATCGCCGGGGACTCCGCCATCGAGGTTGTCGCTACGTTGAGTGGGAGTCGGAGCGGGGACGTCAGGCAGTGGGGCGGGAGTGCGCAGACCGGGGAGGTGGGGGAGGGGTTCTTGGCCGCCCTGGAGAGCGGGGTCGTGACGATCCGGCTGCCGGACGGGCAGGAGGGGGTGGTGGTCGCCACGACCACGGCCATCGGGAGCGGGCGGCTGCGGATTTCAGGGAACGGGGTCATTCCGTTCTAGGGCGGGCGTGGAGCGTGGTCAGTTTGTCCGGGTTGGTGATGTTGTAGATGTCGCTCACCCGGTCGCCCTCCGGGGTGAGGTCCACCACCAGTACCGCGAACGCGGACTCCCCGCTGAACAGCACCGCCGACGGGTCCCCGTTGACCTGGCGGTAGTGGATGTCGAGGTCGGCGGGGGCGTGGGTGGCGCGGGCCACCAGGAGGCGGGCCACGTTGTCGCTGCCGTGGATCGGACGGGGACCCGCGGCCCTGGACTTGCCGCCGCCGTCGCTCCACAGCGTGACGTCCGGGGCGAGCAGCCGGAGCAGTGCCTCCAGGTCGCCGCCGAAGGCCGCCGCCACGAAGCGTTCGGTCGCCTGCTGCCGCAGTTTCGGGTCGGCGCGGTAGCGCGGGCGCCGGGCGTGGACGTGTTCGCGCGCGCGGTGGGCGAGTTGGCGTACGGCGGCGGGGGTACGGCCGAGGATGTCGGCGGTCTCCGTGTGGGCGTAGCCGAACACCTCGTGCAGCACGAACACCGCGCGTTCCAGCGGGGTGAGCGTCTCCAGCACCACCATCATCGCCAGCGACACGGATTCCGCGCGCTCCGCCGCGTCGGCGGCGCTCCCGGAGTCCGCCGCCGTGCCGAGGGTGCCGGTGGACGCGGTGACGAGCGGTTCCGGCAGCCATGAGCCCACGTACGTCTCGCGGCGGCGCGTGATGGCCGCCCGGCGGGCGACGGCCCCGTTCACCGCGATCCGTACGAGATAGGCCCGCGGGTGCTCGACGGGGGCCGCGTCCGGTGCCGCGCTCCTGGCCGCCCACGCGAGCCAGGTCTCCTGGAGGACGTCCTCGGTGTCGGCCACGCTGCCGAGCATGTTGTAGACGAGGGAGAAGAGCAGTTCGCGGTGGGTGGTGAAGGCCTGCGTGGGGGTGGGGGGAGTGGGAGTGCGTGTGGGTGTGAGGGGAGTGGGGGTGTTCTTCTGTGGTGGGGGTGGGGTGTTGGACATCTTGGCCTCCTGTCGTGCCGCGCCTCGCGCCGTTCCCCCTGAGAGCGGTGCGGGTCCAGGAGTGTGACATCACCGCCGTACGTGTGACCGGTGTCTCATCCCGCTGCCGGCGTACGGGGATGGATCGGCCTGCGCGCGCCGGACAGCCGGTCCCCCGTGCCGCCCCAGCGGAGCGCGATGATCTCCGCCATGATCGCCACCGCCGTCTCCTCGGGCGTACGGGCCCCCAGGTCCAGCCCGATCGGCGACGCCAGGCGCGCCAACGCGCTTTCCTCCACGCCCACTTCGTGCAGCCGTAGCAGCCGGTCCTCGTGCGTACGGTGGCTGCCCATCGCGCCGATGTAGCGGGCCGGGGTCCGCAGGGCCCGGGCCAGCAGGGGCACGTCGAACTTCGGGTCGTGCGTGAGGACGCAGATCACCGTCTCCTCGTCCACGGTGTGCTCGTCGAGGTAGCGGTGCGGCCACTGGACGACCAGCTCGTCCACCTCGGGGAACCGCTCGCGGGTCGCGAACACCGGGCGGGCGTCGCAGACCGTGACGTGGTAGCCGAGGAACTTGCCCATCCGCGCGACCGCGCTCGCGAAGTCGATCGCGCCGAACACCAGCATCCGGGGCGGGCGCGCGAAAGCCTGGACAAAGACCGCGAGTTGGTCCTGCCGCTGTTCCCCGTGCCGGCCGACGCGCACCACTCCGGTACGGCCCTGCGCCAGCAGCGCCCGGGCCCGGTCGGCGAGAACCGCGTCGAGCCGCGCGTCGCCCAGGGTGCCGGTGGATTCGGGTGGCGCCGCGGCGGCCGTCCCCGTCGTCGCGCCCGCCGTCACGACCAGGTTCCCGCCCGGCGGCCCGTCCTCCGAGACCACCGACGCCACCGCGACCGGCCGGCCCGCGGCGAGGTGGCCGAGCACGGCGGGGAGTTCGGGGAAGTGGCCGCCGCCCACCGGCCGTACGAGCACGTCGATGACCCCGCCGCAGGTCAGCCCCGCCTCCAGCGCGTCGCCGTCACTCACCCCGTACGTCGTCAGCGCGGCCTCGCCCGAGGCGAGCACCTCCCGCGCCACCTCGTACACCGCGGCCTCGACGCAGCCCCCGGACACGCTGCCGAGCACCTCGCCGGTCTCCGCGACCGCCATGGTGGCGCCCGGCCGGCGCGGGGCCGAACGCCAGGTCCGTACGACCGTGGCCAGCGCGAAGCGCGTTCCCGCCGCGTGCCAGGCGCGCAGCCCCTCCGCGATGTCCCGCATCCGCCGCTCCTCCCGGTCTCCCGGTCTCCCCGGCCCCTGGCCTACCGACGCCGTTGCCGACGCCACTTCCGCTGCCGCTGCCGTTCCGCGTCACCATAGGGCGCCGTATCGCGGAATCGCCGTATCGCCGACATGGATGGCGCGGACGGGTCACCCCGCGGGCGGGGCTGCCGCCCGGCCGGCGGACGCGGCACACTGGACGTATGTGCCGCAGCATCAAGACCCTCCGTCCGCCCGTCCTCCCCGAAGAGGCCACCGAGGACGACATCAGGGCCGCCGCCCTCCAGTACGTACGCAAGGTGTCCGGCTTCCGTGAGCCCGCCGCGCACAACCGCGAGGTGTTCGCGCAGGCCGTGGAGGAGATCGCCGAGGCCACCGCCCGGCTGCTCCAGGGCATCGAGGTCCGGGGCGGGGCGAAGCGTTCGGCCGCCGCAACGGGCCCCGATACCGAAGCCGTCAAGGAGAGCGTCGGCGCCTGACCGCCGGCGAGGGAGGCGGCGGCTAGGAAGCGGTCGCCGCCTGTACGGCTTCGCGCGGCTGCGCCTGCGCCGGTACGTGCGCGGCCTCCGCCGAGCCCGCCCGAGCCGCCGCCTCCTGCGCGGGCCGCCGCATCAGGTACGCGGCCAGCGAGCCCGCCGCGAACAGCGCCAGGACGGACAGCGCCGCGCCCACCCAGCTCGCACCCAGCCACTGGCCGCCGAAGTAGCCGAGGCCCACGCTGTACCCGGTCCACGCGACGGCCGCCAGCGCCGACCAGGGCAGGAACTCCTTCACCTTGCCGTGCGCCGCGCCCGCGCCGAGGGACACCACCGAGCGGCCCGCCGGGGCGAAGCGCGCGATGACGACCAGGGCGCCGCCGCCCGCCTTGAGCGCGCCGCCGAGACGTTCCTGGGCGGTGGTCAGCCGGCGGGAGCGCGCGATGGCCCGGTCCAGCCGGTCGCCGCCGCGCCAGGCGAGCCGGAAGGCCGCCAGGTCACCGAGGACGGACGCGCCGGCCGCGCAGCACATCAGGAGCAGGAGCGAGGGCACCTCGCGCGGTACGCGGGCCACCTGGTCGGCCGCGTTCACGACGGTGCTCGTCCCGGCGGCCGCCGCCGTGGCGGCCGTGATCACCAGCACGCCGCTCGGCAGGACGGGCAGGAACACGTCCAGCAGCACGGAGAGAGCCACGACGGCGTAGATCCATGGGCTGCCCGTCAGCGACCCCAAACTGTCCAACACTTTTCCGACTCCCCGCCCGATCCCGTGAACAACGCCGCGTAGTCGCAGGAGTGCGGACAGGAGCAGCTTGCCAGCCATACAGCGTACGCCTGAAGGGTACGGGCAGACGCGCCGGGGTGCCCGGAATTTCCAGCCTTTCCCGGGACCGTGCCCTTACGGGGTTGACGGCCCGTCGAGAGGGCCGGTGCCGAGCGTGACGGCGCCCGGAGCCCGGCCGAGGGCCGGACGTCCGGGCGCCGTCTCACGATCTCGACAGCACGTCTCGACAGGACGTGACGGGACGTGGTGGTGCGTGGTGCGTGGTACGGGGTGGTACGGGGATCAGGCGGCCACGGGCGCCGGCTGTTCCTTCCGCTCCTCACCCGACCCGCGGCTCGCGCCGCCGGACCGGCCGGACGTGAAGAGCTGGTCCAGGGCGAAGGCGCCCGGGCCGGTGAAGACGATCAGGAGGAAGGCCCAGCAGAATATGGCCGCGCCCTCGCCCTGGTTCTGGATGGGGAGGAGCGCCTCGGGCTGGTGCACGGTGAAGTACGCGTACGCCATCGAGCCCGACGAGATGAAGGCGGCGGTCCTGGTGCCGGCGCCGAGCAGGACGAGCGCGCCGCCGACGAGTTCGATGACGGCGGCGTACCACCCGGGCCAGGTCCCGGCCGGGGTGCCGTCGTTGCCGAAGAGTCCGAAGAGCGAGGACGCTCCGTGGAACGCGAAGAGGAGTCCGACGACCACCCGGAAGAGTCCGAGCGCGTAGGGCTGGGCGTGGTTGAGGCGAGCATTCATGGGGGGTTACTCCTTCGATCATTGGTCTGGACCGATGAGGCTCCCTCACGTTAGGTATCCCTAATCAATGCTTGCAAGTTCAACATTCGACGGGCGATCAATTCGCGCCGCGTCCTGTTTCACGCCCCTGACCAGGATGTCCAAGGTGGCACGTGCCACCGCGTCGGTCTCCGAGAGCATCACGGAGTCGACACCCGGCCGGGCGCCCGCGGCCGTCACCCAGTGCACTCCCTCGGTGGGCACGCCGAGCGCGAACCGCCGCGGATGCGGCTCGCCCTGACGGTCGATCAGGTGATACGGGCGGCGTGTTACATCCAGGCCACCCGTCTCGTAACCACCGACGGTGTGCGGCCGGCACTGACCCGTCTTCAGCAGTCGCGAGAGCAACGGGTCGCAGCCGCGCCGCAGGTCCGGTTCGGGGAGCCGGGCCTCCACGAGGGTCGTCGCCCGTACGGCCGATCCCGGCACCTCGGGGGACTCGGCCACGAACACCCCGTCCTGCACGCGTACGTTCATCCGCGGCCCGATCACGTCGAGCACGCCCGCCTCGATCAGGGCGGTCATCTCCTCGACGCGGCGGCGGGGCGGGCCGATGGAGAGGAAGGCGTTCAACGGCGTGTACCAGCGGTCGAGATGGTCGCGCCGCGACGAACCGGACAGGCCCGCGTGGTCCACGATCAGCCGCAGTTCGTTCCGCAGGTCGCGCAGGACGTCGAGGGCCGCCTTGACCGGACCCGCGACGTTGCCGAGCGCGGCCTCCGCGGCGTCCCGGCGCAGATGGGTCAGCAGCCAGGCGCGGTGATCGGCCGGGTCGAGGAAGACCCGGTCGCCGTACGGGCGGGAGATCCGGTCCCAGGACCAGCGGTCCGCCGCGTCGAACCCGGCGTCGTCCAGGACGGCGGACTCCTGCGGGCTGCCGTGCGGCGCCGCGAGGAAGCGGTCCAGGAACGCGGTCAGGGGGGAGGGCGGGGAGAGGGGCAGGGACGAGGACCGGGACACGGGCTGGGGCGGGGACGGGGGCAGCGGGAGGGAGTTGACCGGGGCCTGGCCCGCGGCGGTGGCCAGGACCGTGGCGTAGAAGAC includes these proteins:
- a CDS encoding DedA family protein; the protein is MLDSLGSLTGSPWIYAVVALSVLLDVFLPVLPSGVLVITAATAAAAGTSTVVNAADQVARVPREVPSLLLLMCCAAGASVLGDLAAFRLAWRGGDRLDRAIARSRRLTTAQERLGGALKAGGGALVVIARFAPAGRSVVSLGAGAAHGKVKEFLPWSALAAVAWTGYSVGLGYFGGQWLGASWVGAALSVLALFAAGSLAAYLMRRPAQEAAARAGSAEAAHVPAQAQPREAVQAATAS
- a CDS encoding DUF2277 domain-containing protein, yielding MCRSIKTLRPPVLPEEATEDDIRAAALQYVRKVSGFREPAAHNREVFAQAVEEIAEATARLLQGIEVRGGAKRSAAATGPDTEAVKESVGA
- a CDS encoding XdhC family protein, which gives rise to MRDIAEGLRAWHAAGTRFALATVVRTWRSAPRRPGATMAVAETGEVLGSVSGGCVEAAVYEVAREVLASGEAALTTYGVSDGDALEAGLTCGGVIDVLVRPVGGGHFPELPAVLGHLAAGRPVAVASVVSEDGPPGGNLVVTAGATTGTAAAAPPESTGTLGDARLDAVLADRARALLAQGRTGVVRVGRHGEQRQDQLAVFVQAFARPPRMLVFGAIDFASAVARMGKFLGYHVTVCDARPVFATRERFPEVDELVVQWPHRYLDEHTVDEETVICVLTHDPKFDVPLLARALRTPARYIGAMGSHRTHEDRLLRLHEVGVEESALARLASPIGLDLGARTPEETAVAIMAEIIALRWGGTGDRLSGARRPIHPRTPAAG
- the sigJ gene encoding RNA polymerase sigma factor SigJ, with the translated sequence MSNTPPPPQKNTPTPLTPTRTPTPPTPTQAFTTHRELLFSLVYNMLGSVADTEDVLQETWLAWAARSAAPDAAPVEHPRAYLVRIAVNGAVARRAAITRRRETYVGSWLPEPLVTASTGTLGTAADSGSAADAAERAESVSLAMMVVLETLTPLERAVFVLHEVFGYAHTETADILGRTPAAVRQLAHRAREHVHARRPRYRADPKLRQQATERFVAAAFGGDLEALLRLLAPDVTLWSDGGGKSRAAGPRPIHGSDNVARLLVARATHAPADLDIHYRQVNGDPSAVLFSGESAFAVLVVDLTPEGDRVSDIYNITNPDKLTTLHARPRTE
- a CDS encoding DUF4383 domain-containing protein, with the protein product MALSSLRSRRTGSPGPLRARPRRRVLIDEALPVDHKLNQVYRVGAGLIGLVLLVFGILGLVDQIGFFSTGGDTVAGLNTNGTLSVISICVGVILFAGMVIGGNVASTLNAFFGVVFIGSGFVNLALLDSGHNFLAFRMQNVLFSFVVGVLLMFFGMYGRVSGGLPHDNPYWRARHPEQAEREQRRRARGGRHRAGVG
- a CDS encoding DUF4873 domain-containing protein, translated to MSNYQGPATLIAGDSAIEVVATLSGSRSGDVRQWGGSAQTGEVGEGFLAALESGVVTIRLPDGQEGVVVATTTAIGSGRLRISGNGVIPF
- a CDS encoding DoxX family protein, whose protein sequence is MNARLNHAQPYALGLFRVVVGLLFAFHGASSLFGLFGNDGTPAGTWPGWYAAVIELVGGALVLLGAGTRTAAFISSGSMAYAYFTVHQPEALLPIQNQGEGAAIFCWAFLLIVFTGPGAFALDQLFTSGRSGGASRGSGEERKEQPAPVAA
- a CDS encoding DUF4097 family beta strand repeat-containing protein translates to MRALAALGGGALLALALTGCGGGSDASDAPAEHRSFAFSGKKLTIDAGNSSVTLVPADVKTVDVTRRVDGWVFMGTGPDAEWRMSGGTLTLRVKCDAVASNCEGQHEVKVPRGVAVSLGADNGKVVASGFDTALRLDSRNGSVTVRDSSGALDLSSDNGKIVAEGVAARKVTARADNGSIRLALTAVPDSVDTSSDNGKIVIDLPRSKASYAVTADSDNGKADVDVPTDRNSAHVVRARSDNGQVTVRSAN